One window of Pocillopora verrucosa isolate sample1 chromosome 9, ASM3666991v2, whole genome shotgun sequence genomic DNA carries:
- the LOC131777585 gene encoding mitogen-activated protein kinase kinase kinase 7 isoform X1: protein MGHNRQMSGYIKIICRGDERHCGTDLIKEHLCTQNELKLTDSVDMTVGRGAFGVVSKAIYRQRFVVAVKTIETEAEKKAFSVEVQQLSRISHENIIKLYGVCTTQNPVCLVMEYAEGGSLYNLLHWQHPSSRCAPIYTASHMMSWALQCARGVEYLHGIKPKGIIHRDLKPPNLLLTKCGTVLKICDFGTACDMKTYMTNNKGSAAWMAPEVFEGNNYTEKCDVFSFGIILWEMITRRKPYEDMSGFNAFRIMWAVHNGTRPPLIANIPKPIEDLMTSCWDKVPAKRPSFTRIVHILQHLVQFFPGADTCLVFPVGTSSTSTDESSTSSDLSLLSPEMDQNGGEMSTQGSTLSDTVIGIKSQPSTESDEEGSYEIEDEEKENDETPVPGKLEGESPLEGEYESPHRAASPTITISVDNKSPTAQFVRQRSDSGGTSHRTGKAPVSPLPGPVPGINFEPIKIVPASASPSSNSSLMTSSPLPSEVSPVKASSARISYPPVSPAVSSGYYPNYTSDIQPSGGMQQAPFYPPGSLMSTAPSTGQPLIYSEASGSGFLGGATSPYKSPSPIPPNYGQQGAYPPNTIYPPATSYALSTPTSTSPLQMPTSSTVPSVPRNTPVSGFHAPQPPDGLDMEELRLALQNDLDPPEHGNRVRFNSSGPSSQGSLAVGSGFSSPSSSGTSSPYPDRKTSWPVSSPHTHNHPHPMTRSVSSPERKFSGEKKSPLARRREQDQSGFPSILQTLATHLQPIAPNPAIPESQAIYEEHIKLAREYIQVQTEMAMILQKKLELEKDLEEYETEQQVNAQYVEEFAMLTSEKENLLLLHKNLKSQLEEMKRQPPALIPGCPLSSQYR, encoded by the exons ATGGGTCATAACCGACAAATGAGTGgatacattaaaataatttgtagaGGAGATGAAAGACATTGTGGAACAGATTTGATAAAAGAACATTTATGTACTCAGAATGAGTTGAAGCTGACTGATTCAGTAGATATG ACAGTTGGAAGAGGTGCATTTGGGGTTGTTTCCAAGGCAATATATAGACAGAGATTTGTTGTTGCTGTCAAGACAATTGAAACTGAAGCAGAAAAGAAAGCATTTAGTGTTGAG GTTCAACAGCTGTCTCGTATCAGTCATGAAAATATCATCAAGTTGTATGGTGTCTGCACCACCCAGAATCCT GTATGTCTGGTCATGGAGTATGCTGAAGGAGGCTCACTTTACAACT TACTTCATTGGCAACATCCTTCATCACGATGTGCACCAATTTACACAGCCTCTCATATGATGAGCTGGGCTCTCCAGTGTGCAAGAGGAGTAGAATATTTACATGGAATCAAACCCAAAGGAATTATCCACAGAGACCTCAAGCCTCCAAA tTTGTTGCTGACAAAATGTGGAACTGTTTTAaagatttgtgattttggaacagcttgtgacatgaaaacatACATGACAAACAACAAGGGAAGTGCAGCGTGGATGGCTCCTGAAGTGTTTGAAG GCAACAATTACACAGAGAAGTGTGATGTTTTCAG tTTTGGTATAATCCTTTGGGAGATGATTACTCGCCGTAAGCCTTATGAGGACATGTCTGGATTCAATGCTTTCAGAATAATGTGGGCTGTTCATAATG GAACGAGGCCTCCTTTAATAGCAAATATTCCAAAACCAATTGAAGATCTAATGACAAG CTGCTGGGATAAGGTGCCAGCAAAGAGACCATCATTTACAAGAATTGTTCACATACTTCAACATTTAGTGCAA TTCTTTCCAGGTGCAGATACTTGCCTTGTTTTTCCAGTTGGAACTTCAAGTACAAGCACAGATGAAAGCAGCACAAGCTCAGACCTGTCTCTGTTAAGCCCTGAAATGGATCAGAATGGTGGGGAAATGTCCACACAGGGTAGCACATTGAGTGACACTGTCATTGGAATCAAGAGTCAGCCATCTACTGAGAGTGATGAAGAAGGTTCCTATGAAATTGAggatgaggaaaaagaaaatgatgaaactCCAGTCCCAGGAAAATTAGAAGGTGAATCTCCTTTGGAGGGTGAATATGAAAGTCCTCACCGTGCAGCCTCTCCAACCATTACTATCTCAGTTGACAACAAGAGTCCTACAGCTCAGTTTGTGCGACAGCGGTCAGATTCTGGAGGGACCAGTCACAGGACGGGAAAAGCTCCAGTGAGCCCTTTACCTGGACCAGTTCCAGGTATTAATTTTGAGCCAATCAAAATTGTTCCAGCATCGGCTTCTCCAAGCTCAAACTCTAGCTTGATGACCTCATCTCCATTGCCATCTGAGGTGAGCCCAGTGAAGGCTTCAAGTGCAAGAATTTCCTATCCACCAGTGAGTCCTGCTGTCAGTTCTGGTTACTATCCAAATTACACTTCAGACATCCAACCAAGTGGAGGAATGCAGCAGGCACCATTTTATCCACCTGGTAGCCTTATGTCTACAGCTCCATCAACAGGACAACCACTGATCTATTCTGAGGCTTCAGGGTCTGGTTTTCTGGGAGGTGCAACATCCCCATACAAATCTCCCAGTCCTATTCCCCCAAATTATGGTCAGCAAGGGGCTTACCCACCAAACACCATATACCCCCCTGCCACTAGCTATGCCTTATCCACACCAACCAGTACTAGTCCATTGCAAATGCCCACATCAAGCACTGTGCCATCAGTACCTAGAAATACTCCTGTGTCGGGCTTTCATGCACCACAGCCACCTGATGGTTTGGACATGGAAGAACTACGGCTGGCCCTACAGAATGATCTTGACCCTCCAGAACATGGCAATAGAGTGCGCTTTAATTCCAGCGGCCCTTCTTCACAGGGATCTCTTGCTGTGGGATCTGGATTTTCCAGTCCATCAAGTTCAGGAACCAGCAGTCCTTACCCAGACAGGAAGACAAGTTGGCCTGTGAGTtccccacacacacacaaccaTCCTCATCCTATGACAAGATCTGTGTCTTCTCCAGAAAGGAAGTTCAGTGGAGAAAAGAAGAGCCCTTTGGCACGGAGACGTGAACAAG ATCAATCAGGGTTCCCAAGTATTTTACAGACTTTGGCTACCCATTTGCAG CCTATTGCACCAAACCCTGCAATTCCAGAGTCACAGGCAATTTATGAGGAGCATATAAAG CTTGCAAGGGAATACATCCAAGTTCAAACAGAAATGGCAATGATTCTGCAAAAGAA GCTTGAACTTGAAAAAGACTTGGAAGAATATGAAACAGAACAGCAAGTTAATGCTCAATATGTAGAGGAGTTTGCAATGTTGACTAGTGAAAAG GAAAATCTCCTTTTGCTtcacaaaaatttgaagtcacAGTTGGAGGAAATGAAACGGCAGCCACCTGCACTGATACCTGGTTGTCCACTAAGTAGCCAGTATAGATGA
- the LOC131777585 gene encoding mitogen-activated protein kinase kinase kinase 7 isoform X2 has protein sequence MDDEDDLQPDAPPGFVEEIDSSELEQIETVGRGAFGVVSKAIYRQRFVVAVKTIETEAEKKAFSVEVQQLSRISHENIIKLYGVCTTQNPVCLVMEYAEGGSLYNLLHWQHPSSRCAPIYTASHMMSWALQCARGVEYLHGIKPKGIIHRDLKPPNLLLTKCGTVLKICDFGTACDMKTYMTNNKGSAAWMAPEVFEGNNYTEKCDVFSFGIILWEMITRRKPYEDMSGFNAFRIMWAVHNGTRPPLIANIPKPIEDLMTSCWDKVPAKRPSFTRIVHILQHLVQFFPGADTCLVFPVGTSSTSTDESSTSSDLSLLSPEMDQNGGEMSTQGSTLSDTVIGIKSQPSTESDEEGSYEIEDEEKENDETPVPGKLEGESPLEGEYESPHRAASPTITISVDNKSPTAQFVRQRSDSGGTSHRTGKAPVSPLPGPVPGINFEPIKIVPASASPSSNSSLMTSSPLPSEVSPVKASSARISYPPVSPAVSSGYYPNYTSDIQPSGGMQQAPFYPPGSLMSTAPSTGQPLIYSEASGSGFLGGATSPYKSPSPIPPNYGQQGAYPPNTIYPPATSYALSTPTSTSPLQMPTSSTVPSVPRNTPVSGFHAPQPPDGLDMEELRLALQNDLDPPEHGNRVRFNSSGPSSQGSLAVGSGFSSPSSSGTSSPYPDRKTSWPVSSPHTHNHPHPMTRSVSSPERKFSGEKKSPLARRREQDQSGFPSILQTLATHLQPIAPNPAIPESQAIYEEHIKLAREYIQVQTEMAMILQKKLELEKDLEEYETEQQVNAQYVEEFAMLTSEKENLLLLHKNLKSQLEEMKRQPPALIPGCPLSSQYR, from the exons ATGGACGACGAAGACGATCTTCAACCCGATGCTCCGCCCGGGTTTGTGGAAGAAATTGATAGTTCAGAACTTGAGCAAATCGAG ACAGTTGGAAGAGGTGCATTTGGGGTTGTTTCCAAGGCAATATATAGACAGAGATTTGTTGTTGCTGTCAAGACAATTGAAACTGAAGCAGAAAAGAAAGCATTTAGTGTTGAG GTTCAACAGCTGTCTCGTATCAGTCATGAAAATATCATCAAGTTGTATGGTGTCTGCACCACCCAGAATCCT GTATGTCTGGTCATGGAGTATGCTGAAGGAGGCTCACTTTACAACT TACTTCATTGGCAACATCCTTCATCACGATGTGCACCAATTTACACAGCCTCTCATATGATGAGCTGGGCTCTCCAGTGTGCAAGAGGAGTAGAATATTTACATGGAATCAAACCCAAAGGAATTATCCACAGAGACCTCAAGCCTCCAAA tTTGTTGCTGACAAAATGTGGAACTGTTTTAaagatttgtgattttggaacagcttgtgacatgaaaacatACATGACAAACAACAAGGGAAGTGCAGCGTGGATGGCTCCTGAAGTGTTTGAAG GCAACAATTACACAGAGAAGTGTGATGTTTTCAG tTTTGGTATAATCCTTTGGGAGATGATTACTCGCCGTAAGCCTTATGAGGACATGTCTGGATTCAATGCTTTCAGAATAATGTGGGCTGTTCATAATG GAACGAGGCCTCCTTTAATAGCAAATATTCCAAAACCAATTGAAGATCTAATGACAAG CTGCTGGGATAAGGTGCCAGCAAAGAGACCATCATTTACAAGAATTGTTCACATACTTCAACATTTAGTGCAA TTCTTTCCAGGTGCAGATACTTGCCTTGTTTTTCCAGTTGGAACTTCAAGTACAAGCACAGATGAAAGCAGCACAAGCTCAGACCTGTCTCTGTTAAGCCCTGAAATGGATCAGAATGGTGGGGAAATGTCCACACAGGGTAGCACATTGAGTGACACTGTCATTGGAATCAAGAGTCAGCCATCTACTGAGAGTGATGAAGAAGGTTCCTATGAAATTGAggatgaggaaaaagaaaatgatgaaactCCAGTCCCAGGAAAATTAGAAGGTGAATCTCCTTTGGAGGGTGAATATGAAAGTCCTCACCGTGCAGCCTCTCCAACCATTACTATCTCAGTTGACAACAAGAGTCCTACAGCTCAGTTTGTGCGACAGCGGTCAGATTCTGGAGGGACCAGTCACAGGACGGGAAAAGCTCCAGTGAGCCCTTTACCTGGACCAGTTCCAGGTATTAATTTTGAGCCAATCAAAATTGTTCCAGCATCGGCTTCTCCAAGCTCAAACTCTAGCTTGATGACCTCATCTCCATTGCCATCTGAGGTGAGCCCAGTGAAGGCTTCAAGTGCAAGAATTTCCTATCCACCAGTGAGTCCTGCTGTCAGTTCTGGTTACTATCCAAATTACACTTCAGACATCCAACCAAGTGGAGGAATGCAGCAGGCACCATTTTATCCACCTGGTAGCCTTATGTCTACAGCTCCATCAACAGGACAACCACTGATCTATTCTGAGGCTTCAGGGTCTGGTTTTCTGGGAGGTGCAACATCCCCATACAAATCTCCCAGTCCTATTCCCCCAAATTATGGTCAGCAAGGGGCTTACCCACCAAACACCATATACCCCCCTGCCACTAGCTATGCCTTATCCACACCAACCAGTACTAGTCCATTGCAAATGCCCACATCAAGCACTGTGCCATCAGTACCTAGAAATACTCCTGTGTCGGGCTTTCATGCACCACAGCCACCTGATGGTTTGGACATGGAAGAACTACGGCTGGCCCTACAGAATGATCTTGACCCTCCAGAACATGGCAATAGAGTGCGCTTTAATTCCAGCGGCCCTTCTTCACAGGGATCTCTTGCTGTGGGATCTGGATTTTCCAGTCCATCAAGTTCAGGAACCAGCAGTCCTTACCCAGACAGGAAGACAAGTTGGCCTGTGAGTtccccacacacacacaaccaTCCTCATCCTATGACAAGATCTGTGTCTTCTCCAGAAAGGAAGTTCAGTGGAGAAAAGAAGAGCCCTTTGGCACGGAGACGTGAACAAG ATCAATCAGGGTTCCCAAGTATTTTACAGACTTTGGCTACCCATTTGCAG CCTATTGCACCAAACCCTGCAATTCCAGAGTCACAGGCAATTTATGAGGAGCATATAAAG CTTGCAAGGGAATACATCCAAGTTCAAACAGAAATGGCAATGATTCTGCAAAAGAA GCTTGAACTTGAAAAAGACTTGGAAGAATATGAAACAGAACAGCAAGTTAATGCTCAATATGTAGAGGAGTTTGCAATGTTGACTAGTGAAAAG GAAAATCTCCTTTTGCTtcacaaaaatttgaagtcacAGTTGGAGGAAATGAAACGGCAGCCACCTGCACTGATACCTGGTTGTCCACTAAGTAGCCAGTATAGATGA
- the LOC131777587 gene encoding tryptophan--tRNA ligase, mitochondrial-like isoform X1, with protein MALRWRNSPCSLLLMRKPNDSLRRHLSSQDSQERKVIFSGIQPTGTMHIGNYLGAIRNWVSLQHGEKDMVLYSIVDLHSITIPQDPVKLRQGIRNMAVYLLACGVNPEKSILFQQSQVSQHAELAWILGCMARTGFLNRMHQWKTKASENREKSCLGLYSYPVLMAADILLYKASHVPIGEDQVQHLELARELCRQFNNTFGNFFPFPKSILDNCPRVMSLRDGSKKMSKSDRNEMSRIELTDSADLIEKKIQKAVTDSEDHISYDPKARPAMSNLINIYADFSGLTTQAVCGKYDNMEKCKSVFKADLTELVVSKLTPVQENIMRIQQDVAYVDNVLQTGADQARNIAAVNLLTIKEMLGLQ; from the exons ATGGCGCTTCGTTggagaaattctccttgctCTCTGCTTTTGATGAGAAAACCAAATGATTCGCTTAGGAGGCACCTCAGTTCTCAG GATTCCCAAGAAAGGAAAGTCATTTTTTCTGGAATCCAACCCACTGGAACAATGCACATTGGAAACTATCTGGGGGCAATTAGGAACTGGGTCTCATTACAACATGGAGAAAAGGACATGGTCCTGTACAGCATTGTGGATTTACATTCCATCACCATTCCACAAGATCCTGTGAAACTGAGACAGGGTATCAGAAATATGGCTGTATATTTATTGGCTTGTGGAGTGAATCCAGAGAAAAGTATCCTCTTTCAGCAGTCTCAG GTCTCACAACATGCAGAGCTTGCTTGGATTTTAGGATGTATGGCCCGCACAGGGTTCTTAAATCGTATGCATCAGTGGAAG ACCAAAGCAagtgaaaacagagaaaaaagttGTTTGGGATTATATTCATATCCTGTGCTAATGGCAGCTGATATTCTTTTGTACAA gGCAAGTCACGTCCCTATTGGTGAAGATCAGGTGCAACACTTGGAACTTGCCAGAGAACTTTGTCGTCAGTTTAACAACACctttggaaacttttttcctttcccaaAAAGTATTCTAG ACAATTGTCCTCGGGTGATGAGTTTACGGGATGGCAGCAAAAAAATGAGCAAATCAGATCGTAATGAAATGTCAAGAATTGAACTTACTGATTCCGCAGAccttattgaaaaaaagattcaaaaagCAGTAACAGACTCTGAAGATCACATCAGTTATGATCCAAAAGCAAGACCAGCTATGTCAAATCTGATCAATATTTATGCTGACTTCAGTGGGTTAACAACTCAAGCTGTGTGTGGGAAATATGACAACATGGAAAAATGCAAGAGTGTATTTAAAGCTGATCTTACAGAGCTTGTAGTAAGCAAGTTAACTCCTGTGCAGGAAAATATTATGAGGATTCAACAGGATGTGGCATATGTAGATAATGTTCTACAAACCGGTGCAGATCAAGCAAGGAACATTGCAGCAGTAAACTTATTGACAATCAAGGAGATGCTTGGGCTTCAATGA
- the LOC131777600 gene encoding charged multivesicular body protein 1b-like has product MASQMEKHLFNLKFAAKDLERKSKKCEKEEKAEKLKLKKAIQKGNIEGAKIHAENAIRQKNQALNFMRMSSRIDATASRVQSAVTMKQVTGSMAGVVKSMDSAMKSMNLEKVSALMDKFEQQFEHLDVQSSYMENAMSDTTTLTVPQGQVDSLMQQVADEAGLELNMELPAGQQSQPIGTASSASAEQDELSQRLAKLRQS; this is encoded by the exons ATGGCCAGCCAGATGGAAA aacatctttttaatttaaag TTTGCAGCAAAGGATTTAGAAAGAAAATCCAAGAAgtgtgaaaaagaagaaaaagcgGAAAAACTAAAGTTAAAAAAG GCTATCCAAAAAGGGAATATAGAGGGAGCAAAAATACATGCAGAAAATGCCATAAGACAAAAGAATCAG GCTCTGAATTTTATGCGAATGAGTTCAAGAATTGATGCTACTGCATCACGAGTGCAGAGTGCTGTTACTATGAAACAG GTGACAGGCTCAATGGCAGGTGTAGTGAAGTCAATGGATTCAGCAATGAAATCCATGAATTTAGAAAAG GTGTCTGCTCTGATGGACAAGTTTGAACAACAGTTTGAACATCTGGATGTTCAGTCAAGTTATATGGAGAATGCAATGAGTGACACTACAACACTGACAGTGCCACAG GGACAAGTTGATAGTCTTATGCAGCAGGTTGCTGATGAAGCTGG CTTGGAACTCAACATGGAACTACCAGCTGGACAACAAAGTCAGCCAATTGGTACAGCTTCATCTGCGTCTGCAGAGCAG GATGAGTTGTCACAGAGGCTGGCTAAACTACGACAATCTTAG
- the LOC131777585 gene encoding mitogen-activated protein kinase kinase kinase 7 isoform X3, whose protein sequence is MCFCAFYFDLENILLDDSTSALVCLVMEYAEGGSLYNLLHWQHPSSRCAPIYTASHMMSWALQCARGVEYLHGIKPKGIIHRDLKPPNLLLTKCGTVLKICDFGTACDMKTYMTNNKGSAAWMAPEVFEGNNYTEKCDVFSFGIILWEMITRRKPYEDMSGFNAFRIMWAVHNGTRPPLIANIPKPIEDLMTSCWDKVPAKRPSFTRIVHILQHLVQFFPGADTCLVFPVGTSSTSTDESSTSSDLSLLSPEMDQNGGEMSTQGSTLSDTVIGIKSQPSTESDEEGSYEIEDEEKENDETPVPGKLEGESPLEGEYESPHRAASPTITISVDNKSPTAQFVRQRSDSGGTSHRTGKAPVSPLPGPVPGINFEPIKIVPASASPSSNSSLMTSSPLPSEVSPVKASSARISYPPVSPAVSSGYYPNYTSDIQPSGGMQQAPFYPPGSLMSTAPSTGQPLIYSEASGSGFLGGATSPYKSPSPIPPNYGQQGAYPPNTIYPPATSYALSTPTSTSPLQMPTSSTVPSVPRNTPVSGFHAPQPPDGLDMEELRLALQNDLDPPEHGNRVRFNSSGPSSQGSLAVGSGFSSPSSSGTSSPYPDRKTSWPVSSPHTHNHPHPMTRSVSSPERKFSGEKKSPLARRREQDQSGFPSILQTLATHLQPIAPNPAIPESQAIYEEHIKLAREYIQVQTEMAMILQKKLELEKDLEEYETEQQVNAQYVEEFAMLTSEKENLLLLHKNLKSQLEEMKRQPPALIPGCPLSSQYR, encoded by the exons ATGTGTTTCTGCGCGTTTTATTTTGATCTGGAAAACATTCTACTTGACGATTCAACTTCAGCGTTG GTATGTCTGGTCATGGAGTATGCTGAAGGAGGCTCACTTTACAACT TACTTCATTGGCAACATCCTTCATCACGATGTGCACCAATTTACACAGCCTCTCATATGATGAGCTGGGCTCTCCAGTGTGCAAGAGGAGTAGAATATTTACATGGAATCAAACCCAAAGGAATTATCCACAGAGACCTCAAGCCTCCAAA tTTGTTGCTGACAAAATGTGGAACTGTTTTAaagatttgtgattttggaacagcttgtgacatgaaaacatACATGACAAACAACAAGGGAAGTGCAGCGTGGATGGCTCCTGAAGTGTTTGAAG GCAACAATTACACAGAGAAGTGTGATGTTTTCAG tTTTGGTATAATCCTTTGGGAGATGATTACTCGCCGTAAGCCTTATGAGGACATGTCTGGATTCAATGCTTTCAGAATAATGTGGGCTGTTCATAATG GAACGAGGCCTCCTTTAATAGCAAATATTCCAAAACCAATTGAAGATCTAATGACAAG CTGCTGGGATAAGGTGCCAGCAAAGAGACCATCATTTACAAGAATTGTTCACATACTTCAACATTTAGTGCAA TTCTTTCCAGGTGCAGATACTTGCCTTGTTTTTCCAGTTGGAACTTCAAGTACAAGCACAGATGAAAGCAGCACAAGCTCAGACCTGTCTCTGTTAAGCCCTGAAATGGATCAGAATGGTGGGGAAATGTCCACACAGGGTAGCACATTGAGTGACACTGTCATTGGAATCAAGAGTCAGCCATCTACTGAGAGTGATGAAGAAGGTTCCTATGAAATTGAggatgaggaaaaagaaaatgatgaaactCCAGTCCCAGGAAAATTAGAAGGTGAATCTCCTTTGGAGGGTGAATATGAAAGTCCTCACCGTGCAGCCTCTCCAACCATTACTATCTCAGTTGACAACAAGAGTCCTACAGCTCAGTTTGTGCGACAGCGGTCAGATTCTGGAGGGACCAGTCACAGGACGGGAAAAGCTCCAGTGAGCCCTTTACCTGGACCAGTTCCAGGTATTAATTTTGAGCCAATCAAAATTGTTCCAGCATCGGCTTCTCCAAGCTCAAACTCTAGCTTGATGACCTCATCTCCATTGCCATCTGAGGTGAGCCCAGTGAAGGCTTCAAGTGCAAGAATTTCCTATCCACCAGTGAGTCCTGCTGTCAGTTCTGGTTACTATCCAAATTACACTTCAGACATCCAACCAAGTGGAGGAATGCAGCAGGCACCATTTTATCCACCTGGTAGCCTTATGTCTACAGCTCCATCAACAGGACAACCACTGATCTATTCTGAGGCTTCAGGGTCTGGTTTTCTGGGAGGTGCAACATCCCCATACAAATCTCCCAGTCCTATTCCCCCAAATTATGGTCAGCAAGGGGCTTACCCACCAAACACCATATACCCCCCTGCCACTAGCTATGCCTTATCCACACCAACCAGTACTAGTCCATTGCAAATGCCCACATCAAGCACTGTGCCATCAGTACCTAGAAATACTCCTGTGTCGGGCTTTCATGCACCACAGCCACCTGATGGTTTGGACATGGAAGAACTACGGCTGGCCCTACAGAATGATCTTGACCCTCCAGAACATGGCAATAGAGTGCGCTTTAATTCCAGCGGCCCTTCTTCACAGGGATCTCTTGCTGTGGGATCTGGATTTTCCAGTCCATCAAGTTCAGGAACCAGCAGTCCTTACCCAGACAGGAAGACAAGTTGGCCTGTGAGTtccccacacacacacaaccaTCCTCATCCTATGACAAGATCTGTGTCTTCTCCAGAAAGGAAGTTCAGTGGAGAAAAGAAGAGCCCTTTGGCACGGAGACGTGAACAAG ATCAATCAGGGTTCCCAAGTATTTTACAGACTTTGGCTACCCATTTGCAG CCTATTGCACCAAACCCTGCAATTCCAGAGTCACAGGCAATTTATGAGGAGCATATAAAG CTTGCAAGGGAATACATCCAAGTTCAAACAGAAATGGCAATGATTCTGCAAAAGAA GCTTGAACTTGAAAAAGACTTGGAAGAATATGAAACAGAACAGCAAGTTAATGCTCAATATGTAGAGGAGTTTGCAATGTTGACTAGTGAAAAG GAAAATCTCCTTTTGCTtcacaaaaatttgaagtcacAGTTGGAGGAAATGAAACGGCAGCCACCTGCACTGATACCTGGTTGTCCACTAAGTAGCCAGTATAGATGA
- the LOC131777587 gene encoding tryptophan--tRNA ligase, mitochondrial-like isoform X2: MALRWRNSPCSLLLMRKPNDSLRRHLSSQDSQERKVIFSGIQPTGTMHIGNYLGAIRNWVSLQHGEKDMVLYSIVDLHSITIPQDPVKLRQGIRNMAVYLLACGVNPEKSILFQQSQVSQHAELAWILGCMARTGFLNRMHQWKTKASENREKSCLGLYSYPVLMAADILLYKASHVPIGEDQVQHLELARELCRQFNNTFGNFFPFPKSILAHTSHLFLKVFAKMPRKLTYYYFQQTIVLG, from the exons ATGGCGCTTCGTTggagaaattctccttgctCTCTGCTTTTGATGAGAAAACCAAATGATTCGCTTAGGAGGCACCTCAGTTCTCAG GATTCCCAAGAAAGGAAAGTCATTTTTTCTGGAATCCAACCCACTGGAACAATGCACATTGGAAACTATCTGGGGGCAATTAGGAACTGGGTCTCATTACAACATGGAGAAAAGGACATGGTCCTGTACAGCATTGTGGATTTACATTCCATCACCATTCCACAAGATCCTGTGAAACTGAGACAGGGTATCAGAAATATGGCTGTATATTTATTGGCTTGTGGAGTGAATCCAGAGAAAAGTATCCTCTTTCAGCAGTCTCAG GTCTCACAACATGCAGAGCTTGCTTGGATTTTAGGATGTATGGCCCGCACAGGGTTCTTAAATCGTATGCATCAGTGGAAG ACCAAAGCAagtgaaaacagagaaaaaagttGTTTGGGATTATATTCATATCCTGTGCTAATGGCAGCTGATATTCTTTTGTACAA gGCAAGTCACGTCCCTATTGGTGAAGATCAGGTGCAACACTTGGAACTTGCCAGAGAACTTTGTCGTCAGTTTAACAACACctttggaaacttttttcctttcccaaAAAGTATTCTAG cTCACACTTCACACTTGTTCCTTAAAGTTTTTGCAAAAATGCCCAGGAAGCTGACATACTATTACTTTCAACAGACAATTGTCCTCGGGTGA